The nucleotide sequence GCGGATGGGGAGTTTCACCGGTGGCGTTGCTTGCCACCGAACTCCTCGCGGCCGGACGCCCGGGCCGAAGACACCTGTGAAGGGTGGTTCGCCCGGGCCAAAGCCCACATTCCGTACACCTAGCCTCTGTATCTATGCCACTGGGGCCTAGAACAGGAAGATCGTGTCCATACCGAAGGTGAACTGGTCGTCGTCATCGTTCTCCAGAATTCCGGTCGGATCGCCGTCAACCCAGTCCCAGCGGACTTCGGGACGAATGATCACGTTGGCATTCGGCTTGTAGTTGATGCCGCTGGTCCAAGCGTAGACATCGTTGTCGGTGTTGAACACACCAGCGTCGGCTTGATACCACTCGAAACGAGTTCCCAGAGCCCAGCAGTCGTTGATCGAGTAGATCAAGTACTGGTTGATGCCGAAGGTGTCACGAACGGTCGCGCCGTCGATGTCTTCGGTGTCCAACAAGTCCGACTGGAAGATGTACTGCAGATTGTCGCTGACCGCGTAGTCGGCGACGATCGAGTGCATGTATCCGTTTTCGCCACGACCGACCGTTGCTGGCGGTCCGGGATCGACGCGGTTGATGTTGCCATCACCGAAACGTCCGCCAACGGTCGCGTAGGTGACCGTCAGGTTGTCGGTCAGACCGGCCGAAATCCCGCCCAAGAAGGCGTCGCCGTTGTCTTCGAAACCGCTGTCCCAGCCCATGACGTATCCGCCGTAGAAGGTCAGGTCATCGGTCGCGTTGTAGGTCGCCAGAGCACCGGTGTGGGTGAACGGCTCGCTGTTGTACATCGTGTACGCGTGGCTGTAGAAGAAGTTGTCCGGGGCGGTAACGACTTCCCATCCGATGATGGTGTAGAAGTGACCAGCCTTGACCGACAAATCGCCGTAGCCAGCTTCAACGTACAACTGGGGCAGGGCGTGACCGTAATCGGCACCGTTGTCCCAGCCGTTATCCCAGTGATCGTTGGCGATACCGAACGCTTGAGTGTCTTGCGAATCGGTACCGTAGATGTAATCGATGCGACCACCGATGTCGAAACCACACGAGGTGTCGATCGCTTTTTCGGCGTACAACCAAGCTTGGTGCAGCTGAACTTCGTCGGGACGGCTGTTGAACAGCGGCAGGGCAGCCGTGTGGTAGCCCATTTGCAACCATCCGCCGACCGAGATTCCGCCGTACTCGCCGAACAGCGTGAACGGATCGTCGTGGCAGCAGTCGCCACAAAGTCCCAGTCCGCCCAGGTTGCAGCCCAGCGAATCGCAGCCGCTGTCACATCCGCTGTCGCAACCCAGGTCGCATCCGACCGGTTCGCAACCACAGGTGATTTCGCCGCAAGGATCACAGCTGTCACAGCTGTCGCTAAAGCAACCGACTTGAGCAATCGTGCCGTTGCCGGCCATAGCTTGCCCGGCAGTCAGGCCACAGGCCAATGCCGCCAGCATTGCAAGTTTAGAAAGTTTCATTAGTTCCGAACTCCCCATTCGTGAAACGTAGTGGTCGCAGGGCACCTTCCGTGGCACCGGGTTCTGATCGCTCGATCGATCCCCGTTGGACCCTTCACGCCCAGCTTTACGGGAAAGCCGTCGCGTCGGTCCGCGAGACAGTTGTCTCTTCGGCCAGCGGCCTGAATCACAAAGGCTGTCGGATGTGGTCCGTGACCTCGTTCGTCCGACACCGATGCAATTCTTTCCGCACCCTAACGTCAGGAATCCGTATCGACCTCCGACCGGACGCTTCAGGGATTTGTTCGAAAACTGAGCGATGATTTGGCACCGGGCGGTTCGTTCAGTACGAGCTCCGTTGACCTTGCCGATTGATCCGATTTCATCGATTTTTCCAGACAGCCCCAGCCTGTTTCGGGGATCGATTGACCACACCACTCCCCCTTCCTGACGCTCCGCCTTTCGGGGATTTCGTCGTTCGGGCAAACTGTTTGCCCTAGTATGCCGCTTGATCCCCAATCTGATGCCCGAGTGATCGACCATGGCCTTTTGGCGTTCCGAAAAGAAATCCGACAAGGAATCTTCCCAGCCGACCTCGTCCGCCGACGACGGTGGATCGGGAGGTCTGCTGTCTCGAATGCGGGGCGGGCTGCAAAAAACGCGTCGCGTGCTGAACACGGACATCCGCGACCTGTTCAAAAGCGAAGGCAGTCTGGTCGACGACGCCTTGCTGGAACAGTTATTCGCCCGACTGGTCCGCACCGACATGGGCGGAGGACCGGCGGCCAAGATCCGCGATGAAATCGCCAAACAGTACCGCGGACGTGTCGTTCAACTGGACGAAATCCTGCAGACCATTGCCGATCAGACTCGGCAGATGCTGGAACAAGAACACACCGACATTCAAACCGCCGACCAACCGCCCACGGTGATTCTGGTCGTCGGCGTCAACGGAAGCGGTAAAACCACCTCCATCGGTAAACTTGCCAATCACTTTCACCGATCGGGCAAGAAGGTCGTCTTGGGGGCCGGCGATACATTCCGCGCCGCAGCGGTCGAACAATTGGTGATCTGGTCCCAGCGGATCGGATGCGACATCGTCACCGGCAAACCGCAAGCCGATCCTGCCAGCGTCGCCTATCAGACCGTCCAGCAGGCCGGCGAAACCAACGCCGATATCGCCATCATCGATACGGCAGGTCGCCTGCAGACCCAAAGCAATTTGATGCAGGAACTGCAGAAGATTCGCACCGTGATCGGAAAGAAACTGGAAGCCGCACCGCACGAGGTCTTGTTGGTGCTCGATGCGACCGCCGGCCAGAACGCGATCAGCCAGGCCAAAGGCTTCAGCGAAGCGGCCGGATGCACCGGCATCGTGCTGGCAAAGTTGGATGGTTCCGCCAAAGGCGGCGTGGTCCTGCCGATCCGCGAACAATTCGGGTTGCCGGTGAAGTTTGTCGGACTTGGCGAAGGCATCGACGACTTGGTGAAGTTCGACCCGGCGGCGTTCGCCGAAGGCCTGTTCAGCTGACCCGTTCAATGGCGGGCGAAGGGACGCCTGTAAACACGATCCTGATTTCTTTGACGCTTATCCATCGGCGACTCTTTCATCATGCTTCACCTGCAATCCGAATCGGCAAAGCGTTGGTTGGCCCAGGTCGACCAATCGCTTGACGAGATCCTGATCGATCATGCCCACTGTGAACGCAAAGCCGCTTCGACGGCAATGAACCTGATGAACGCGTACACGGACAATCGGCCGCTGTGCGTGGAGATGACTCGCATCGTCGAAGAAGAACTCGAACACTTCCATATGGTGTTGGACGTTTTGGATGCTCGAGGCATCCCTTTTCGCCGACTGGCGTCGGGCCCTTACGGCCGCAAGCTGAACCAATTGGTCCGTCCCAGTGAACCACTGCGAGCGGTCGATCGTTTGCTGGTCGCTTCGCTGATCGAGGCGCGCAGTTGCGAACGGTTCCGCTTGCTGGCCGACCACGTTCGGCAGCGTGATAGCGAATTGGCCGACTTTTACGCCGGTCTGTTCGAAAGCGAAGCCCGGCATCACACCACCTATGTACAAATCGCCGAACACTTTCAACCACGCGATTGTGTCCGCCAGCGTTTGGACGAATTATCGGCTCAAGAAGCCGAGATCATCGCCGGCGGCTGCGACCTGCCACGGATGCATAGCTAACCCGCGTGATCCCTTTTCTGGGATGACGTCGGCCCGACGCATGACCAGCCCAAGGGGATCCGACATCTTTGTTCGATGGACGTCCGACTAAATGTCCATCCCATAGCCGGACGCCAGTTGCTGGATTGTCCGCGGTGCCCCGCTATCGTTGCGGGGTGTTTCACATGGTCACGCTTGGGATCGATCAACGCATCAGCACGGATCGCCGGGCGCATGCCAGGACCACGTTTCACGGTCCGCCACCAACTTTGATGAATCCGTTGAAAGGATCCATTCAACAGACACGCCGATGACTTCGGCGGCGCGACGCCGTACCGTTGATGTGCCGGACGATCCGACGCGAATCGGTGTCGTCTTTTAGTCAAAGAAAATCAACCAACGCTTCAGGGACACCGAAGCGTTTTCGTCGCTGGAAGTTGCCCAACGATTCGCTGCCTATCCAAGGCATATCATCGCCGCGTCCCGTGCCGCGGCGGTGATCGCTCAAAGCGATCGCTTAGTTGACATCCGTGACCAACCGGAGGATCCGGTTTCCTATTTTTCAGACCGCCCGGTCCGTGCGAAAAATGGAGTACCGCATCATGCCATCGGTTTCACCGTCCACCTTGCCGCCATCGTTTGGATCTTTGCCCGCGATCGCATTGGCAACCTTGCTTTCATCAGGATGGCTTCCGAACGACGTCGCCGACGCCTCGGACGCTCGCCCCGTCCAGTTTGACCTACACCCGGTCGTCGCCGCGCACGCGGTCGACCCGAGCGATGCATCGGTCGTGCAGATTCAATTGAAAGTATCCTCGATCGTCCCGTCGATTGATGATCGACCGATGGATCAATGGACGCTGCGGTTGATCCCACGCAACGATCGATTGGTCGTCCGAGACTATTCGCCACAAACATCCGGTGCCAGTCATCTGGATGGATCGATCGACGTGAAAGTGACCGAGGAAGACAGCGAATCATTCGGACTTGCCAGCGTGGTCAGCTATGGTCCCGCCAGCGCCGATGCGGGCGTGGACAACATCAACAAGACGATCGAATCACGATCATTCCGTGAACTTCCCCAACTGCGTGCGATCACAGCGGCGGGAACTATTCGACACGGGCGTGGCGTTTACTACCAACTGCGCCATGACCGCCAACAGATCTTGGAAGGTGAAAAGTGCTTCACCGTGACCTACCAAGTCCCGAATGATTGGCAGGCCGGACTGTTCGACGTCTTCATCGAAGCCAAACGTCAAACGCGTCCGTTCGGTCGATTCGAGACCGTCGAAAGAACGGTTGCGACGCAGCACTTTACCGTCGCCGCGTATCGGCCAGAGAATCACGTTGCCAAAACGTGGGCGTACGATCTGTTCCATGCCGAGGCTGAACTTCGCAATGCCACGACGCATTGGCAACAGATGCGCAACCGGAGCAGTGGATTCCCCACGATGCTACAAAGCCTGGCATCGACCATGGATCATTTGGCCAACGCGCCCGATGGTGCCCGCCATCACGACCGCGACCAATGGCTGGACGGTCTGTTGCAAGCCGACGTCGACCCTTACACCAATCCCGCCGTGCGTCGATTGCCGGTCGACCTACGCGTGCTGGCGATCGCGTACTGCGACAAACGCGACGAACTGTCGACGATTGAAACGCAGCCGGTCGTCACCCAGTCGTCACAAGCCGAGCGCCTGGTGTCCAATCAAATTGACGGGGCATCCGACCAAGCGAACTGATACCGATGCCGTCGGTTCAGTTGTTACTGAAACCAAGTGCAAAGCTCAATTCACGTCCCAGCGGGTTTCGACGAAACTGCTCGTAACATTCGCCGCACAGATCGAAACTCTCGCGATGGCCGGTGGCGTTGTCATCACCGCAATCACACGGAGGTGCCGTTTCCAAGATCTCGTTCAATTCCGACAGATGATCGACTTCGTCGCACAGCGGTGCGAACGACTCTTCGCGAACGGGTTTGATCTCCAGCTGGACCACAAACCGAACGTCGTCAATGGAATCAATTTCTCGTTTGCATCGATCGCACGTGTAATGAATCATCGATGGCAGGTCCAACCGTGGGAATGAAAAGTTGGCGTCTGGGGCACGCCGGAAATGAAATCTCGGTGAATCCTATGATTTCATATTAGTAGCAGCACGACGGCGATCGCAAGTCAGTTCGTGTGTTTCTGTGGGTGGCATTTTTGTGTCTTGACACCGCCTTAGCGATCCGTTTCAGCGTCGAGCGGCTTGGGCGTCAGTTCGATCAACATGCCCGGTAGGAAGTTCTCCTCCAGATCGTCCAGACTTCGTTCATCCAAAATCTTGAAGCCGATCCCACGCGCCGTCGACTGTTCGCGCAAGCGTTTTATGGCTGACACGTTTCCATAGACGACAAGGCAACGTCCGCCAGGGCGCAATCGCTTAGGCAACCCTTGCAACAAAGAATCCATCAAAGCGAACCCCGGATCATAAAACGCATGATCCAGATCTTCATGAATGGTTCCATCTTCCCAAGGCGGATTCGACAGAATCACGTCGAATGCTTCGTCACTACGAAGGACGTCAAAAGCCCCTTGCGACGATTTGGGCACCAATCGCAGCTGTAAATTTTTTTCCGTCTCCAGCATGGCCGCGTTGTATTTGGCGTTGGCGATGGCCGCCGGATTGACGTCGGTCGCCAGCACGGAATCAGCGCCGTTTTGCAAGCAGACGATCGCCAACAACCCGGTGCCGGTACCGATTTCCAGCACGTCGCGACCGTTCACCAAGTTGTCGTCGATGATCATTCGCCGCAAAGAAATCGTGTCATCGGGTTCCCAAAACACGTTTTCAAATTGGACGATATCGCCGAACGCGACGTCGTCCATTTCCCAAACTTGGCGGACGACGTGATCGGTATCCAGATCGGTCCGATTCGGCCGACACCCCGTCGCAATCAGAACGAACGCGATAAAGACGGGTGCGATCCAATTGGTCGCGACGGCAAACCAAAAAAACGAATAAGCGTGGCGTAGCATACGGTGCAATCGGACGGTTCACGATTTATCGGTAACACGAGTCGCAACCATCCGACGCAGGGATGATGCGACCGTTGAAACGTTACCGATAGTTTATCGGACCCCGAAGGCGAGCGTATGCCGGCGGGATTCCTAGCGAACGCGACACTTGAACCGCAGGATGGCCGATTCACCGACGGCAAGTTCGTCGCGAATGGTCCAAATCAGTTGCGCCGATTCGACATCGTTCTGCACGACTTCGAAATCCGCTTCACAACTGGCCGATTGGCTGCCGTCGATGTAGGTCAATCGAGTCGTCAAATTGTCGGTCACCGTCACATGGCTGACCGGACCGTCACCGACGTTGTCGACGCGAAGTGCGAACTCAACGATGTCGCCGGGTTGGGCGTGATGCTTGTCGGCAAACTTGCCGATCACCAAACGGCCATCGCCAAAGTCATACTCGGTAAAGCCACGCGGCGTCTGCGAACGGTTCAACACCGGGGGCTTCAGGTCTTGGACGGCGACTTCCACCGATTCTTCGATGGACCAAGCGATCGCGGCTGTCGCGGCTTGTTCCAACAAAGCCAGATCCGCGTCACGCAGTTCGGTCAAATCCAACACGCGAATGTTGGCCAAGACGGCAAACACGTCGGCGGTCAAGATCGGTTGCAACACCGCATCGACAGGAACACCACGGTTACGGTCACGCATCGCGTCGATCCGCCGGGCCGTATCGGCCATACCGATTTCGGTGGTATCGGTGACGACCAAACCGGGTTGATCCAAGTTCATCCGTTCCGGACCCACGGGTTGGGCGACGCCGACCGCGCCGGTAACCCGTCCGCCTGCTGATGCACCGGTCACCCGGCGCACCGATGCGAAACGAGGTGCGTACAAGCAGACACGATTGCTTTCGGCGAATTCGATTTGTCCGTGACGATTTGTGAAGTGCACGACCGTGTCTTCGGGATCCAATGCCGCAATCGTGTCGTCTTGACGAAGGAACGCCTTGGCGTTGGCGTCACCGCCGTCGCACAGGAATTCCTGCGGATCGATGCCATAAGCGTTGTACATCGCCGGCGGCGCGGCATAACCATGCGGCTGGCAAACCGCGCAAGCGTTGTTTCCGCACTCGGTACAGGCTTGGCCTGTCGCGCAAGCGTTGCACTGTCCGCAGGGCTGCCCCAGTGTCGACTGGCATTCATCCGCCTGCAAATCAGACAGCGAAGCGGTGTATCCGACTTGTCGCACATCAGCCGCCGTTTGAAGTTGATCCGCTGGCGACGAAGCGGAGATTCCCGCTGAAGCCGTCGCCGGCGTGTTCGTTGTCGGCGTTTTCATTGCCGGCGCGTTTGCAACGGGCGTGGCCGGTTGGCCCGATGATTGAGCTTGCGTTTCAGTCGCCGGCGAAAACATCCGCATGTTTTGGGGCAGGGCACAGCCGGTGGTCACGCAAGCAACAGCGCCACAGGCAACCCAGCGCAGCCACCGGCGCATTGCAGTTGTGCGGGATGCCGGTCGGCCGGAGATGCTAAGCCGTTCGTTGGCAGAATCGTTCATCGTCGGAAGCTTGATCATGGAACGGGTTCGACTTCGGGCTGATAGATCGGCGCCCAGGTCGGATCACCGAAAAAGAACTGAGGCGCCAAGACGGGCGATGACGGCGGTGCCAGCGTTCCGATGCGAACGATGGCAACCGGGCGTCCGAATCGATCGGCGACTTCCAACGGATCATGCGGCAGCCCGACGTCGATGACGCGTCCGGTGTCCGGCTTTTCTTGTTCGGCGAACGCGGTTTGTGGGTCTTCCAGATAGATCACCTTGGTCACCATCCGGCCGGCCATGGCTTCGTCGATATCGGCTCGGTCCAAGACGATTTGGATCGGATAGGTCGTTTCCAATCCCGGCGGCGGATACGTCCGATCGATCACTTCGACACTGGGGTACAGTTCGGCGCCTTCGGCATCGGGCAATCCCGTCATTCGCATCCGATAGACACGGCCGATTTGCAATCCCGCCATCAAGTGGTCTTCGGACGAAACAAACGTGCCGCCTTGGCTAAGTGCGAATTGCACTCCATCGGGTCCGGTGAAAGCGACCGGTTGAAAGTAGCCGGCGATCGGACCGTGGCCCAAACTGCGGCCGTAACCGATCATGCCAGGCTGCGCATCGGCGCTGAACACACGATGCTGTCCGGCCGACGACAAGTATTGCGACGGATCGGTCGCGTTTGCGTCCAGGCCAATCGCCCCCAAACTGAACAAGCAAACGATCCCCGCGGCCCAACAGCGGATGCCGCCGCGGCGACGATCCGTGTCGCGATGCTGACTGATGTCGTGGTGCATCCCAGTCCCTTGTGTCTCGTGGCCGAAGCGAATCATTCTGCTGGGCCGATCAAGCATCATTTCGATTGGATAAAAAAACGCGGCGTAGCGGTCGATCGCCACACCGCGTTGATTCGGTTGTCAGTTGAACTGTCTAGCCAGGGTTACTGGTTGCAGTTCGGATCCACTTCTTGGCTGGCTTTGTAGTGCAGCGGTCGACCGGCAGGCATACCGGGGTGGATGTTCTGTTCGGTGATCCGCACGCGGCTGACCGGGTTCGGATAACTCATACCGGGTTGCTGACGCACGTTCATCTTCAGGTGTTCCACCGGTCGCGGAATGTGCATCGGCGTGTGGTTCTTGATGGTGTGCTTCTTCAAGCCCGCCGGTGCACCCAACGGAATGTGGGGCGGTCCGGGCAATCCGATCGGCGTTCCGGTCATCGGCATGCCGTATTGCGGTGCGTTGTAACCGGCGACCATGCCGGGCAGCGACGGTGCAGTCGGGGCACAGGTGCCGTCGGCCGAACATCCACAGCCATCGGTCATGGCCGGTGCAAACGGAGCAGGCAATCCGGCAATCGGGGCACCCACGCCGGGTCCGCCGAAGCCGCCGGCCGATCCGCCAGCCATTTCGATGTCTTTGTCACCCAAGCGGATGATGGCAAGGATCGAACCACGGTTGTCCGCTTCGACGATCGGGTCGATGCCCGGATCCAATCGAGTGCTGACCAACGTATCGATACCGGCCAGAGCGGGACCTTGGAATTCCGGATCCGGCAGATAGATGACCTTGGTCACAAAGTTGCCGGTCAAGACTTGGTCAAAGTCTTCGTCGGTGAACTGCAGCGGGATCGAATTGTGCGCCAGGTAAGCACCGGTTCGGGGATTACCGTAGGCCAATTCAACGGTCGGATACAGTTCGACGCCTTCGCGTCCGGGAATGTTCGTCAGCTTCAGACGATACAGTCCGCCTTGCGGAAAGTTCTGGCGTGCCGGAACGATCAGCGGTTCGCTGTCGAACATGCCGGCACCGCTGGCGTCATATCGGACCTGCATCCCATCGGGACGTCCGAAAGTGACTTGAACGGTCGCGGGCACGGGCATCGGCATGACCGGGCCGCCGCCCATCATGACGCCGCCGCCTTGTGGGATGTTGGTGCCGCCGATGCCGCACAGGCCGGGGCCCGGTGCGGGACCACAGCCGGCCGGACCGCATTCGGATCCGACGTTGTAGCTGGCTTGGGCAATCGTGCCGTTGCTGCTGTCTTCAATTTTGGCCAAGTTCGCGGCAGCATTGTTTTCACTGGCTGCCAATGCGGGTCCCGGTGCCGGTGCGGTGGCACCATACATCGGTGGTGCCAACACGCCGGGGCCGGGGCCGCCGACGCCCGGACCGGGCTGCATCAACCGCTGCTCGGGCGGCAGGTTGTGGCGAACCGGCACGCATCCGGTGGCGAGCACCGCCGCGGCCGCCAGCAGCGACAAATGGGTGACGGATCGTTTCATCATTTCCCCCCGATAAATCGGTTTCAGTTCCTTGGGTCGCAGCCGAAGCCGCTCGCGTTGACGCACACGTCCATCCATGAATCGCGAGCCACGTCGGTGGTGACAATGGTGTGAATCTGATCCGGCTGGACTTGAGGGCGAAGGAATCACTAACCTCCACCGACGCATCACAGACCGGCTGCTTGGGACAGCATCGGCATCAAGCCCGCGGTTTCTTTGATAAAACCGGCACAACCGCCCCATGAAGATCCATCCGCACAGAAGTCATGACGCTGATGACCGGTCCATGAAACACGGATCAGTTTCACCGATGCGCATCGCATACCGGATTTGGCTCGTATTCGCCGCTGTCGGAATCGTTTGGGTGACGCCGGCTTCTTCGCGTGCCGCCGAAAATGCACCGGCCACGTCGCTGGCGTATCCGGTCGCCCGCGCCGGCACCGAAGATGTGCCGGCGGGCGTCCGCCACCGCTCCGACCCAGGTGCGACCAAAGTCATCGATCAAGTGCTGAAGCGTTTGATGTACGGACCGGCCTTCAACGCACAGATCCGCAAACGCGTTTGGACCTCCGGACGCGAAGTCATCGGCGTCGGTCTGTACGAACAAGCGGGGCAGGGCACCGGTCACTACAACCTGCAAGTCACCATGCACGACGGGGCGGGCAAACACACGTTGCAACAAATCAGCGACGGCCGCCTGGCGTGGACCCGAACCGAGATCGCCGGCAGTGTGGTTTTGAAACGGGTCGACGTACGCATCCTGCAACAACGCATCCGCGACGCCGACATCCAAGTCGATCCGGCACCCCATTTGGTCGTCGGCGGCTTGGTCGAATTGGTCGAATCAATTCAACGCGACTACGACCTGACGCTGCAATCCGGCAAATTCAAACTGAAATCCAGCCAGGACGATGGCGACGACGAACAGACGTTCCTGGTGCTCAGCGGTGAACTGAAAAGTGAAGTCCGAGAAACCATTTTGAAATCCAGCGGCCGCGACCAATGGCCATCCTTGTGCCCGACATCGATGCGGATGCTGATTGCCACCCAAGGCGACACACAAACGGACTTCGGGCGTGGTCTGCCCCGACGCATCTATTTCTTCAGTGATCCGCCACCGGCGGAAACGAAAGAGGGTGAAGCCGCACCCGCCACAGCACCCGACGCCAACGTCGCAGCACCGGGTCATTTGATCAGCCTGATCGAACTGTACGCGCTCAAGCCGATCACAGCGCCGTCGCCGGACCGGTTCAGCTTTGAAAGCCAAGACCAAAACAACCACTACGTCAACGAAACGCAGCGTTACCTGAATCGCTACGGGTTGTGAACGTCGATTGGGATATCGCCGCCATGCGATAATGCCACGAAAAAACGGCGAAGCATCGCGATGCTGCGATGCCCCGCCGTCGGGAACCGATTCAAGTGGTTGATTCGTTGTTCGTCCTGGATCAGGGACCGAAGTGGTAAGCGTTGCTGATGCTTTGGCCGCCGAAGATGGCTCCCGCGTTGGCCGATGCGCCGGAGGATCGGAAGCCGCCAACGCCCACGCTGTAGGCACCGCTGTTGCTGATCGCACGGCCGCCGAACATTGCATTGGATCGTGCTGATCCGTTGGCCACCCCGACGCCGTAGTCGACGGCGCTGATGGCGGTGTTGTTGGCCACCGCACGTCCGCCCCAGCGTCCGCGAGCAACCGCACTTCCGTTGGCGATCGAAACGCCGCCGGTCGTGAACGCACCACTCATGCTGTTGGCACTGGCATTGCCATACGCCCGAGCCGAATCGTTGGCGATGGCGGTGCCGTAGTTCGACGCGGCAATCGCGTTGCTGTTGGACCGTGCGTTCCAGCCGTTGGCGACGCTGCGACCGTTGGCGATCGCCACGCCACCGTTGCTGGCGGCGATCGCGTTGCCCGTCGCACGTCCGCCGTTGTATCCCGAACCGGTCATCCGTGCATTGGCGTATCCGCCGTTGGATGCCGCGGCCGATGCGTTCAATCGGACGTTTCCGCTGCCCGATGCCGACGACCGGGCGACACCGCCGGTGGAGTAAGCACTGGATGTAACTTGAGCCGATGCGTCGTCGGCGACGATCGAGACGGTGGTGGCGGCGGCAAGGATCGCGAAGGTTTTGAAGAAGCGTTTCATCGGTCGGTGACTCCTGATGGTTCTGTCCGACACTGCGGACAAATCTGAAATGGTGAAGTTGCGGCCGCGACTATCGTTTGTCGCCGGCCCACGTTTCACACAGCGGGCGCGAAACT is from Crateriforma conspicua and encodes:
- a CDS encoding porin; this encodes MLAALACGLTAGQAMAGNGTIAQVGCFSDSCDSCDPCGEITCGCEPVGCDLGCDSGCDSGCDSLGCNLGGLGLCGDCCHDDPFTLFGEYGGISVGGWLQMGYHTAALPLFNSRPDEVQLHQAWLYAEKAIDTSCGFDIGGRIDYIYGTDSQDTQAFGIANDHWDNGWDNGADYGHALPQLYVEAGYGDLSVKAGHFYTIIGWEVVTAPDNFFYSHAYTMYNSEPFTHTGALATYNATDDLTFYGGYVMGWDSGFEDNGDAFLGGISAGLTDNLTVTYATVGGRFGDGNINRVDPGPPATVGRGENGYMHSIVADYAVSDNLQYIFQSDLLDTEDIDGATVRDTFGINQYLIYSINDCWALGTRFEWYQADAGVFNTDNDVYAWTSGINYKPNANVIIRPEVRWDWVDGDPTGILENDDDDQFTFGMDTIFLF
- the ftsY gene encoding signal recognition particle-docking protein FtsY; this encodes MRGGLQKTRRVLNTDIRDLFKSEGSLVDDALLEQLFARLVRTDMGGGPAAKIRDEIAKQYRGRVVQLDEILQTIADQTRQMLEQEHTDIQTADQPPTVILVVGVNGSGKTTSIGKLANHFHRSGKKVVLGAGDTFRAAAVEQLVIWSQRIGCDIVTGKPQADPASVAYQTVQQAGETNADIAIIDTAGRLQTQSNLMQELQKIRTVIGKKLEAAPHEVLLVLDATAGQNAISQAKGFSEAAGCTGIVLAKLDGSAKGGVVLPIREQFGLPVKFVGLGEGIDDLVKFDPAAFAEGLFS
- the miaE gene encoding tRNA-(ms[2]io[6]A)-hydroxylase produces the protein MLHLQSESAKRWLAQVDQSLDEILIDHAHCERKAASTAMNLMNAYTDNRPLCVEMTRIVEEELEHFHMVLDVLDARGIPFRRLASGPYGRKLNQLVRPSEPLRAVDRLLVASLIEARSCERFRLLADHVRQRDSELADFYAGLFESEARHHTTYVQIAEHFQPRDCVRQRLDELSAQEAEIIAGGCDLPRMHS
- a CDS encoding 50S ribosomal protein L11 methyltransferase, producing the protein MLRHAYSFFWFAVATNWIAPVFIAFVLIATGCRPNRTDLDTDHVVRQVWEMDDVAFGDIVQFENVFWEPDDTISLRRMIIDDNLVNGRDVLEIGTGTGLLAIVCLQNGADSVLATDVNPAAIANAKYNAAMLETEKNLQLRLVPKSSQGAFDVLRSDEAFDVILSNPPWEDGTIHEDLDHAFYDPGFALMDSLLQGLPKRLRPGGRCLVVYGNVSAIKRLREQSTARGIGFKILDERSLDDLEENFLPGMLIELTPKPLDAETDR
- a CDS encoding DUF11 domain-containing protein, whose protein sequence is MNDSANERLSISGRPASRTTAMRRWLRWVACGAVACVTTGCALPQNMRMFSPATETQAQSSGQPATPVANAPAMKTPTTNTPATASAGISASSPADQLQTAADVRQVGYTASLSDLQADECQSTLGQPCGQCNACATGQACTECGNNACAVCQPHGYAAPPAMYNAYGIDPQEFLCDGGDANAKAFLRQDDTIAALDPEDTVVHFTNRHGQIEFAESNRVCLYAPRFASVRRVTGASAGGRVTGAVGVAQPVGPERMNLDQPGLVVTDTTEIGMADTARRIDAMRDRNRGVPVDAVLQPILTADVFAVLANIRVLDLTELRDADLALLEQAATAAIAWSIEESVEVAVQDLKPPVLNRSQTPRGFTEYDFGDGRLVIGKFADKHHAQPGDIVEFALRVDNVGDGPVSHVTVTDNLTTRLTYIDGSQSASCEADFEVVQNDVESAQLIWTIRDELAVGESAILRFKCRVR